The following coding sequences lie in one Magnetospirillum sp. WYHS-4 genomic window:
- a CDS encoding cation diffusion facilitator family transporter yields the protein MRFEHCQKCAVQAGWADLAGTLGQAVFRSLLGWLSGSMGLAVQGLYSVGDALTKGITLASVRFAKVPPTKTFPFGTGKILFVSSLAIGVGLLLGGAYLGLTSLVDREGMESVPSALTAAGIVLSAAFSGLMSRYLGCVSAENNNMAIKAAAWDNRIDAISSIVVLVGVALSNLGVPAADHGAAFIVSLMVLRIGGSIAWDATKGLLDVTVPRDVLAKISRTARMTKGVQDVKLIRGRSLGESWEIYLHVAIDGTLTISDVQDIVDRLKSRIQEEFSQVQHIWVITVPHKARDQGEADYWADHLFSMPRNSQPQNTPAAE from the coding sequence ATGCGATTTGAACATTGCCAGAAATGCGCGGTCCAGGCCGGGTGGGCCGACTTGGCGGGAACGCTGGGTCAGGCGGTGTTTCGCAGCCTTCTTGGCTGGCTATCCGGCAGCATGGGATTGGCGGTCCAGGGCCTTTACTCGGTTGGCGATGCCTTGACCAAGGGGATCACGCTGGCCAGCGTACGGTTCGCGAAGGTTCCCCCCACCAAGACCTTTCCGTTCGGCACCGGGAAGATACTGTTCGTTTCGTCCTTGGCGATCGGCGTCGGGTTGCTGCTAGGCGGCGCCTATCTCGGCTTGACGAGCCTCGTCGACAGGGAAGGCATGGAGTCCGTGCCTTCCGCGCTGACGGCCGCGGGAATCGTTCTGTCCGCCGCCTTTAGCGGATTGATGTCCCGTTACCTAGGGTGCGTTTCCGCAGAAAACAACAACATGGCGATAAAAGCCGCCGCCTGGGACAATCGCATCGACGCGATCTCGTCCATCGTCGTGCTTGTCGGCGTCGCCTTGTCGAACCTGGGGGTGCCCGCGGCGGATCATGGCGCGGCATTCATCGTTTCCCTGATGGTCTTGCGGATCGGGGGAAGCATCGCATGGGATGCGACCAAGGGTTTGCTGGATGTGACGGTTCCCCGGGATGTCCTAGCCAAAATCTCCCGCACCGCCCGAATGACGAAGGGTGTCCAGGACGTCAAGCTGATCCGCGGTCGCAGCCTGGGAGAATCCTGGGAAATCTACCTCCACGTCGCCATCGACGGAACCCTTACGATCAGCGATGTCCAAGATATCGTCGACCGCCTGAAATCCCGCATCCAGGAAGAATTCTCCCAGGTTCAGCACATCTGGGTTATCACGGTTCCCCACAAGGCTCGCGACCAAGGCGAAGCGGACTATTGGGCCGACCATCTGTTTTCGATGCCCCGCAACAGCCAACCCCAGAATACGCCCGCCGCCGAATGA
- a CDS encoding CZB domain-containing protein produces MIDISRARLIHLKWLLQLETILRQETIPQLQSYRSCELGKWIHTEGMVKYNKYPEMSFLEKRHKHFHDTADLLVKLYKSKNYVEAEVALDELKRDSQDLIFMLTMVEYRYFGGLENAEKSPAKKIGL; encoded by the coding sequence ATGATCGACATATCCAGGGCAAGACTGATTCACTTGAAATGGCTGCTCCAGCTTGAAACGATCCTTCGGCAGGAAACGATCCCCCAGCTTCAATCGTATCGCTCGTGCGAACTTGGAAAGTGGATTCACACGGAAGGAATGGTAAAATACAATAAATATCCAGAAATGTCATTTCTCGAAAAGCGCCATAAACATTTTCACGATACTGCTGATCTTCTCGTTAAGTTATACAAGTCTAAAAATTATGTTGAAGCTGAAGTGGCTCTTGATGAATTGAAGCGCGATAGCCAGGATTTGATTTTCATGCTAACGATGGTTGAATATCGCTACTTCGGCGGCCTGGAGAACGCCGAGAAATCTCCCGCCAAGAAGATTGGTCTTTAG